The following proteins come from a genomic window of Pseudochaenichthys georgianus chromosome 19, fPseGeo1.2, whole genome shotgun sequence:
- the lrrc4bb gene encoding leucine-rich repeat-containing protein 4B — translation MRVVMVTSPCSPSPLLWLVQILLWFHNHGPQLTEAGPACPNPCTCSNQASRVICTRKSLEQVPESISENTRYLNLQENTIQVIKSDTFKHLRHLEILQLSKNHIRQIEVGAFNGLPNLNTLELFDNRLTVVPSQAFEYLSKLRELWLRNNPIETLPAFAFHRVPSLRRLDLGELRKLDFISEAAFEGLVNLRFLNLGMCGLKDIPNLTPLVRLEELELSGNQLGIVRPGSFQGLVSLRKLWLMHSRVSVIERNAFDDLKNLEELNLSHNSLHSLPHDLFTPLHQLERVHLNHNPWVCNCDVLWLSWWLKETVPSNTTCCARCHAPPGIKGKYIGELDQSHFTCYAPVIVEPPTDLNVTEGMAAELKCRTGTSMTSVNWFTPNGTLMTHGSYRVRISVLHDGTLNFTNVTVQDTGQYTCMVTNSAGNTTATAVLNVSASDPSNAYSYFTTVTVETVDTVRDREENSARQDVNMTFIEFPNPTGRRGVLEGRPGITIPPSLSSLSSLSPRANKGPDNTVTVSIMDVTNIPGLDDVMKTTKIIIGCFVAITFMAAVMLVVFYKLRKQHQLHKHHGPARAIEIVNVEDEIGAGAGSGISGGSTMNSGSGEGTLRIHHHPEIVNLPNIGRSDTLNHYYKTHHFNNNVMGLSIGSDGMGQGMMINSKNQQMHDIPISCTSVPISTANMLSSSGNGNNMNPCSMSPPLPMSLPMPTMGLHGSIKGFMGQHQNPQMEPLLFKGNSKENVQETQI, via the exons ATGCGTGTTGTCATGGTGACCAGCCCCTGTTCCCCTTCCCCCCTCCTCTGGTTGGTCCAGATTCTGTTGTGGTTTCACAACCATGGACCCCAGCTGACAGAGGCAGGACCCGCCTGCCCCAACCCTTGTACGTGCTCCAATCAGGCGAGCCGTGTCATCTGTACCAGGAAGAGTTTAGAGCAAGTCCCGGAAAGTATTTCAGAGAACACAAGATACCTCAATCTACAAGAGAACACTATTCAG GTGATCAAGTCTGACACGTTTAAGCACCTGCGGCATCTGGAAATCCTCCAGCTCTCGAAGAACCACATCCGGCAGATTGAGGTGGGAGCTTTCAATGGCCTTCCCAACCTCAACACGCTGGAGCTTTTTGACAACCGTCTCACAGTGGTACCGTCACAAGCCTTTGAGTACCTCAGCAAGCTAAGGGAATTATGGCTACGGAACAACCCCATCGAGACACTGCCGGCCTTTGCCTTTCACCGTGTTCCCTCTTTACGCCGTCTCGATCTAGGGGAACTCAGGAAACTGGATTTCATCTCGGAGGCGGCCTTCGAAGGTCTGGTCAACTTGCGCTTCTTGAATCTTGGCATGTGCGGCTTGAAGGATATCCCTAACCTCACCCCACTAGTGCGACTGGAGGAGTTGGAGCTGTCAGGGAACCAGCTGGGGATAGTCAGGCCTGGATCTTTCCAGGGCCTGGTGTCACTTCGCAAGCTGTGGCTTATGCACTCCAGAGTGTCAGTCATTGAACGCAATGCCTTTGATGACCTCAAAAACTTGGAGGAGCTCAACCTCTCCCACAATTCCCTGCATTCCCTGCCCCATGACCTCTTCACCCCTTTGCACCAGTTGGAGAGGGTACATCTCAACCACAACCCTTGGGTGTGCAACTGCGATGttctgtggctcagctggtggCTGAAAGAGACTGTTCCCAGCAACACCACCTGTTGTGCTCGATGCCATGCACCCCCAGGTATAAAAGGCAAATACATTGGGGAACTAGACCAGAGCCACTTCACCTGCTATGCCCCAGTGATTGTCGAGCCACCCACTGATCTTAATGTCACAGAGGGCATGGCTGCTGAGCTGAAATGTCGTACAGGAACCTCGATGACCTCTGTGAATTGGTTCACTCCAAATGGCACCCTGATGACCCACGGATCGTACCGAGTGAGGATCTCAGTGCTTCATGACGGAACACTGAACTTCACCAACGTGACCGTGCAAGACACGGGGCAGTACACTTGCATGGTGACCAACTCCGCCGGAAACACCACTGCAACCGCTGTGCTCAATGTGTCTGCTTCAGACCCCAGCAACGCCTACAGCTATTTCACCACTGTCACCGTGGAAACAGTAGATACAGTGAGAGATCGAGAGGAGAACTCGGCAAGACAGGATGTTAATATGACCTTCATAGAATTTCCTAATCCTACGGGACGAAGAGGGGTGTTAGAGGGCCGACCAGGAATCACTATACCgccttctctctcctctctttcctCACTGTCCCCACGAGCCAACAAAGGTCCTGATAATACTGTGACTGTGTCAATAATGGATGTAACTAATATTCCAGGCTTGGATGATGTAATGAAAACAACTAAGATCATCATTGGTTGTTTTGTCGCAATTACCTTTATGGCAGCTGTGATGTTGGTGGTCTTCTACAAACTCCGGAAGCAGCACCAGCTACACAAGCACCATGGCCCCGCAAGAGCCATAGAGATTGTCAATGTAGAAGATGAGATCGGAGCTGGGGCCGGGAGCGGCATCTCAGGGGGTTCAACGATGAATTCTGGCAGCGGAGAAGGAACCCTAAGGATACACCATCATCCAGAAATAGTCAACCTCCCCAACATTGGCCGTAGTGATACTCTCAACCATTACTACAAGACCCATCATTTCAACAACAACGTGATGGGTCTCAGCATTGGCTCCGACGGGATGGGACAAGGAATGATGATCAATAGCAAGAACCAGCAAATGCACGATATCCCCATCTCCTGTACCTCAGTCCCAATCTCTACCGCTAATATGCTCAGCTCATCAGGAAATGGCAACAACATGAACCCTTGTTCTATGTCTCCACCGCTGCCGATGTCTCTCCCCATGCCTACCATGGGCTTACATGGATCGATCAAGGGTTTCATGGGCCAACACCAGAATCCCCAAATGGAGCCACTTCTCTTCAAGGGGAACTCAAAGGAAAATGTCCAAGAGACTCAGATCTAA